TTCTGCCTGCGTTTGGAGGGCGGGATCAGACGCTCAGGAAGCTCGGGGGGCAGGCCGTGGCCCTCCAGCTTGACCTCAATTAGGTGGCTGGCCAGGGCAAATTCTTCGTCATCCAGCATGCCATCGTGGTCCAAATCTGACAGCTTCCAGATTCGACCCAGCACCGAGTTGGGCAGGCGGGAGCTCACCATCCAGTCCTTGGCCTTGTTGCCGCTCAGTTTGCCCTCATTGGGAGCAAGGTTATAGAAGATTTCATCATACTTGGGCTTGTCTTTGGTCACCACCcagtcttcctcctcctcacatcCTTCTCCATTCTCCTCTGCAAAGGGGTCGCCCTCTCCGAACGGTCCGGCACGAGTCCCAATGAAGGCTCCACCCTGCACACCTAGTTGCTCGCCTgcttccagctcctcctgccgCAGCAGGGGCATCAGTTTGGCAATGTCAGCAGACAGCAACTCATCCAAGGCTGCCATCAGATTCGGCTTCAAGGTTTTGAACTTGGTGAAATCGTGAACCATCAGTTGCTCCTTTAACACGGGAATGATGCAAACATGTTAACCAGGAGATTTTTTTCAAGTTAATTTAATGTTACTAAACAGAAGTCTTCACATAAAAGCCTCCCAGATGTGCCCggtagtgataaaaaaacaaacttaccTGCATCTTAGCACAATCTGGGAAATCTCCAGCAGAAATGTTGTGCTGCAGCTGGATCTTGGAGAAAATCACTGGCAGCTGGTAGATCAgattcttctttttattgtccTTCCTGAAGACAGAAGGCATCTCCTGCTTCAGATAACTGATGATGTGGGCATGGACCTGCAATTAGGAAAACCAACAAAGTTTtaacacaacaaacatgatTAGAGTTATGTCGACCTGTCAATGATCACTTATTTAACACATGTTgacatcaaggttattatagttaacgaaaactaacgaaataacgaaaactagaattgaaaaaacattttccttaactgaaagtttttaaaaaaaccgataactaactaaaactgttttgtgtggttacaaaactaactaaaattatagtgaaaatgaatttgttgacttttttcatacataaacctttttggttgatatgaaatctatttcatctatctggttttatgacttaataaacttattggggctgagatggatcagacaaaggaaaataaaggaaacatttattgtgaccttattgaatctggcacccaacaaataccccattacaaaaaactaaaactaacactaaaactaataaaaactaaactaaaactaagtattttccaaaaaataaaaactaattaaaactagcaaactcactctaaaaacaaactaaaactaactgaatttgaaaacaatcactacaaaattaaaactaaaactaatgaaaaatccaaaaccaaATAAAACCCACCCTGACCAGACGCGCCCTCTTGACCAGGTCATTGAGTTTGCGTAAAGCTGCATTGCGAGGAAGGTTTTGGATGTCAGCGAAcagatcctcctcctccagctcaaACAGCTTCCGGTTGTCTGTGACCATCAGTGGCTCTGACCAGAAGGAGCCAATGTAGACGCGCAGAACCTCCGGAGTGCCGAACACCTTCCCCAGGGACCACATGAGCGCACCGTAGACTCTCATCAGCTGCTGGGTGCCCACCATGTCGGCCTTGTTGAGCACCACACGCAGCTTGTCCTCATTGCCTTTCAGGGCTCCGATGGCCTCGGAGAACTCGTCAGATATCTCCAGTTTATGGGCATCAAACAGCAGGATGATGCGGTCCACACGCTCCGCAAACCAGCGCAGCACAGCTGGGAAGTCGTagcctgaaaataaaaacagtgaatAACTAAGATAGTCACAAACCTCGGCAGTATgcactgaacaaaaaaaggtggCAGGAGAGGGCAGAAGgtcaacacagacacaaacccTTCACTCCTCTTATCTGTATCCGTCCAACCCACCAGGGCTTCACTGTGTGCAAAATACCAattctttgtattttaatatggaaaatatttaaaatacccAACGGGTGTACTTGGGAGCGATTTTGAGATACTTTAAACttcagaaaataacaaaattatatattgttattatggTATGAAGCTACACAGCAGTATATgaagtaatataatataatacattggCCTTACTGCCTAGTGGgtacttttagtttttgtacttttactagattttgatggttttgtacttttagttaaataacattttaaattcaggATTCTGTATACtctgttttgttacttttacttACATACAAGATCTGAGTACTACTTCCACTGCTGTACAAGTCTACTAAAACCAATTTTCAtgatattatattgatattgtgAAAGGAGACTAGGTATGGTTTTAGATTTTGGATATCTTAATGtggcatgtttttcttttcctggatttaaaggctgcattacaGTTGGTTATGTTTTTTCTGAACTTCCCAGACTGTTCTAGATGTTCTATTATTTGCCTTTAAGATCTGAGTACTACTTCCACTGCTGTACAAGTCTAATAAAACCAATTTTCATAGTTCTGAATGATAAACATGATCAAACTAGAAGGGTCAGTtcacccaaattacaaaaaacacattttcacttaCCTCCTGTGGTAAAGCCATAATGAgaattttgtttgcttttcccTCCTAGGTTTTGAGATAtcctttcattgtttttttggttttatttcaaTGGACTATTGTTTGTGTTGCTCACAGAACAGCACAATCTCTTCAAAAACAATGTCTCGTTTACTCTAAACTGTGAGCAGTTTGCATTGGAACTACTTCTAACTAAAGAAAGTGTTTGGATTATTCAGAGGAACTGGATATTTCGTTCTTGAAcagcattttgatgctgaattttttaattttgcagcgctgtgagcacCAAAAACACCATTCCTTTCACCTCCATTGTAGCGGGTTGGTGGTGGAGGCAGAAATCCCACAGACGGATATTTCAAAACCTCAGCTGCAAAACCAAAACCATGTGCAAGATGCCACCAGTGATAAGtgatgaaatatgttttttacagtttgaatGCTCTGACTCTTTAAACGTATTAGTTGCTCATGCAGATTGACTTGAGTAATAATGGGTTACTTAAAGCGTGGATGAATAGAAAAGTGAAAAACTAccgtgatgatgatgatgatgatgatgatagttATTTCTCAACAGTACATTCTTGATGTGCTGACAGTGTTTATGTCTGTACTGTCTCTGTTCCTGATTAGGATTTCATGGCTTCTCAGCGTactgctgttttctctctctgctgccaaGTGTTATTGTGACAGAGTAAACTGGTCCCATGAGTTAGCCAGGCGTGCCAAGGAGATGAATTTGTGAGCAGAC
This is a stretch of genomic DNA from Centropristis striata isolate RG_2023a ecotype Rhode Island chromosome 4, C.striata_1.0, whole genome shotgun sequence. It encodes these proteins:
- the ehd2b gene encoding EH domain-containing protein 2b isoform X1, producing the protein MSRWGRKNVKKTPEVIRTVTEGLKSLYRKKLLPLEEYYGFHDFHSLSLEDADFDNKPMVLVVGQYSTGKTTFIKYLLEQDIPGSRVGPEPTTDSFTAVMHGEVEGVIPGNALIVDPNKPFRKLNPFGNTFLNRFQCAQMPNQVLESISIIDTPGILSGAKQRVSRGERRDKGYDFPAVLRWFAERVDRIILLFDAHKLEISDEFSEAIGALKGNEDKLRVVLNKADMVGTQQLMRVYGALMWSLGKVFGTPEVLRVYIGSFWSEPLMVTDNRKLFELEEEDLFADIQNLPRNAALRKLNDLVKRARLVRVHAHIISYLKQEMPSVFRKDNKKKNLIYQLPVIFSKIQLQHNISAGDFPDCAKMQEQLMVHDFTKFKTLKPNLMAALDELLSADIAKLMPLLRQEELEAGEQLGVQGGAFIGTRAGPFGEGDPFAEENGEGCEEEEDWVVTKDKPKYDEIFYNLAPNEGKLSGNKAKDWMVSSRLPNSVLGRIWKLSDLDHDGMLDDEEFALASHLIEVKLEGHGLPPELPERLIPPSKRRQKGSDA
- the ehd2b gene encoding EH domain-containing protein 2b isoform X2, with amino-acid sequence MSRWGRKNVKKTPEVIRTVTEGLKSLYRKKLLPLEEYYGFHDFHSLSLEDADFDNKPMVLVVGQYSTGKTTFIKYLLEQDIPGSRVGPEPTTDSFTAVMHGEVEGVIPGNALIVDPNKPFRKLNPFGNTFLNRFQCAQMPNQVLESISIIDTPGILSGAKQRVSRGYDFPAVLRWFAERVDRIILLFDAHKLEISDEFSEAIGALKGNEDKLRVVLNKADMVGTQQLMRVYGALMWSLGKVFGTPEVLRVYIGSFWSEPLMVTDNRKLFELEEEDLFADIQNLPRNAALRKLNDLVKRARLVRVHAHIISYLKQEMPSVFRKDNKKKNLIYQLPVIFSKIQLQHNISAGDFPDCAKMQEQLMVHDFTKFKTLKPNLMAALDELLSADIAKLMPLLRQEELEAGEQLGVQGGAFIGTRAGPFGEGDPFAEENGEGCEEEEDWVVTKDKPKYDEIFYNLAPNEGKLSGNKAKDWMVSSRLPNSVLGRIWKLSDLDHDGMLDDEEFALASHLIEVKLEGHGLPPELPERLIPPSKRRQKGSDA